DNA from Paraburkholderia sp. ZP32-5:
CGACGGGAATCCGCAGATACGCGTGCTGGTCCATCAGGCCGAAGATCTCCCAACCCTCGCTCGCGGCGACGTCGCGCGGCGCGTCGGTGCCGGGGCGGTAGTGGCGTGCCGGCTCCGGCATGCCCGCGTCGAACGCGGAGTCGCGCTTGCCGAGACCGATGATCGCGCGATCCGGCTCGGGAATCGACTGCACGTACGCCCACAGCTGCAGCGCGGGCAACAACCCTTCGCCCATTTTCTTCGCGACCGGATTGCGCTTGAAGATATCCGTCTGCGCCTTGCGATAGACGCCGACGTCATGCGTCAGATAGCAGCCGGGACGCAGCACGACCTCGACCTTGCCGGATTCGGTGGCCTGCGCGAATTCTTCGGCGACTACGTCGTACCACGCCGAACCCGCGCCCGACAGCACCGCCGGCGCACGCGCGAAACGCCCCTGCTCGACGAGTTCACGCGTGACGGCAACCGCGCCTTGCAGAAACGCGCGTACCTCGTGTTCCTCCTTCAGCACGCCCTCGTACAACTCGACACCGGCGAGTTTCAGCACCTCCGGATAGCGCGCGATCGCATCCAGCACGGCATTGCGTTGCGCTTCGTCGCGCACGCCGGTGCGTCCGCCCGGCACGCCGAGTTCGAGCAGCACTTGCAGCGGCTTTTTCACCGACGTGAAAAATTCGCCCAGTTGTTCGACGCCCTCGGCTGAATCGACGAGACAGAAGAATTCGAATTCCGGATCGCTGAGCAGCTCGGCGATCATCATCATGTTGTGACGGCCGACCAGCTGGTTCGCCATCAGCACGCGCGACACACCGCCGTGGTAAGCGGCACGCACCTGGTGCGCGGTGGCGAGCGTGATGCCCCATGCGCCGGTGTCGAGCTGGCGGCGGAACAACTGCGGCGCCAT
Protein-coding regions in this window:
- a CDS encoding amino acid deaminase encodes the protein MKVTNYQGATIDPYSKGLGNVPGASIQLKDAARLEWNLLDEDVSLPAAVLYADRVEHNLKWMQAFVAEYGVKLAPHGKTTMAPQLFRRQLDTGAWGITLATAHQVRAAYHGGVSRVLMANQLVGRHNMMMIAELLSDPEFEFFCLVDSAEGVEQLGEFFTSVKKPLQVLLELGVPGGRTGVRDEAQRNAVLDAIARYPEVLKLAGVELYEGVLKEEHEVRAFLQGAVAVTRELVEQGRFARAPAVLSGAGSAWYDVVAEEFAQATESGKVEVVLRPGCYLTHDVGVYRKAQTDIFKRNPVAKKMGEGLLPALQLWAYVQSIPEPDRAIIGLGKRDSAFDAGMPEPARHYRPGTDAPRDVAASEGWEIFGLMDQHAYLRIPVGADLKVGDMIAFDISHPCLTFDKWRQVLVVDPQYRVKEVIETFF